From a region of the Paenibacillus segetis genome:
- a CDS encoding bifunctional 4-hydroxy-2-oxoglutarate aldolase/2-dehydro-3-deoxy-phosphogluconate aldolase, with product MEKHEKLQQLKDSGVIAVVRRPPFEQAVHIADALVAGGVQALEITIDTDRALELITLLKDRYQDRVLVGAGTVLNAEVAVTAIEAGADFIFSPILDEETVKVTIRANCISIPGVMTPTEIVKGYQYGADMLKIFPGSSLGVNYIKELSAPLGHIPMMPTGGVTLDNVGKFIKAGAVAVGLGGSLIDKKAVEEKQYDVITARSQQFIQEIHKARE from the coding sequence ATGGAGAAACATGAAAAGTTACAGCAGTTAAAGGATTCTGGTGTCATTGCCGTCGTACGTAGACCTCCATTTGAACAAGCTGTACACATTGCGGATGCACTTGTAGCCGGTGGGGTTCAAGCTTTGGAGATTACGATTGATACAGATAGAGCTTTAGAACTGATTACATTGCTTAAAGATAGATACCAAGATCGTGTACTGGTTGGTGCGGGCACAGTTCTGAATGCGGAAGTTGCGGTGACGGCGATAGAAGCCGGGGCAGATTTTATTTTTTCACCCATTTTGGATGAGGAAACCGTAAAAGTGACCATTAGAGCTAACTGTATATCGATACCAGGAGTTATGACTCCTACGGAGATTGTAAAGGGGTATCAATATGGCGCCGATATGCTCAAGATTTTCCCCGGGTCATCTCTAGGCGTTAACTATATTAAGGAGCTGTCAGCACCTTTGGGACATATCCCGATGATGCCAACAGGTGGGGTAACATTGGACAATGTAGGTAAGTTCATTAAAGCTGGGGCAGTAGCTGTTGGTCTTGGAGGATCGCTGATCGATAAGAAGGCGGTAGAAGAAAAGCAGTACGATGTAATAACAGCCCGGTCGCAACAATTTATCCAAGAAATTCATAAAGCAAGAGAATAG
- a CDS encoding sugar kinase, with protein MEVVTFGESMVLFSGDQSLPLEYVHQFHKQMAGAESNVAIGLAKLGHSVGWFSKLGQDAFGRYIMQSVRGQGVDTSRCIFTDAAPTAVFFKERQSGGRTQVYYYRNQSAASLMKPEDLDESYLAQAKILHVTGITPALSQSCLELIGHAMDLAKRNHLRIVFDPNIRWKLWNRPDTKQILLELASKADYILPGLDEGEFLTGQTEPEGIAEELLKLGAKAVIVKLGKEGAYYQSLTEKGSVPSYPVQEIDPVGAGDGFAAGFISGLLRQEELAMAVSRANAVGAIVVGVNGDTEGLPSDEELTLMMSGQVNYQNVQR; from the coding sequence ATGGAGGTTGTCACTTTTGGTGAATCGATGGTCCTGTTTAGTGGAGATCAGAGTTTACCACTTGAATATGTGCATCAATTCCATAAACAGATGGCGGGGGCCGAGTCTAATGTAGCGATTGGACTAGCCAAATTGGGCCATTCGGTAGGTTGGTTCAGTAAGTTAGGACAGGATGCCTTTGGACGTTACATCATGCAAAGTGTAAGAGGTCAGGGAGTGGATACTTCCCGTTGTATATTTACGGATGCGGCTCCCACAGCTGTGTTTTTTAAAGAACGCCAATCAGGCGGGAGAACACAGGTCTATTATTATCGCAATCAATCCGCCGCAAGCTTGATGAAACCTGAAGATTTAGATGAATCTTACTTGGCTCAAGCTAAAATTTTGCATGTAACAGGCATTACTCCTGCCCTCAGCCAGAGCTGTCTAGAATTGATTGGGCATGCGATGGACTTGGCCAAACGGAATCATTTGCGCATTGTGTTTGACCCCAATATAAGATGGAAGCTTTGGAATCGTCCGGATACTAAACAGATATTACTCGAACTAGCTAGTAAGGCCGATTATATTTTACCTGGTTTGGATGAGGGTGAATTCCTTACAGGTCAGACGGAACCCGAAGGAATTGCCGAAGAACTGCTCAAGCTGGGTGCAAAAGCAGTTATTGTAAAGCTTGGCAAGGAAGGCGCGTATTATCAGTCCTTAACCGAGAAAGGGAGTGTCCCTTCTTATCCCGTTCAAGAGATTGATCCTGTCGGGGCTGGTGATGGATTTGCTGCCGGGTTTATAAGTGGACTATTGCGGCAAGAAGAGCTGGCGATGGCTGTGTCCAGAGCGAATGCGGTCGGGGCAATTGTTGTCGGGGTTAATGGCGATACAGAGGGACTTCCAAGTGATGAAGAGCTCACGCTGATGATGTCCGGGCAAGTGAATTATCAAAATGTACAACGGTAA
- a CDS encoding ABC transporter substrate-binding protein, giving the protein MKRKSLLYVLITCLMFSLLATACSSDNKQNESTAPAKGDEKVKLVVWIWETAKDGLDLNMEAFKAKYPNVEVEFQTMKSTDLYSKYLITSNTGDVVPDIITVESTNLSQIVQIDSLLDITSRVEPYKDKMSSYKWEDATKDDKVYAMPWDSGPVVMFYRNDLFAQAGLPTDPEEVAQKIQTWDDYYEAAKLVKEKTGAMMYGDSKTNSSNRMFESMMWQRGLWYFDAEGNVAVDSPEIKESADFLIKMQNEGLVFDARANSDQWGNGIRDGKIATVVGGSWHDAIIENQYSPADKGKWSVTMMPKWSKDDKYTGANQGGANLAINKNSKHPEEAWNFIEFMLGSEDSQVQMMEKAGLFPAMLVNNDASLEEKSAYFNDQAIRKVYAQSLANTYPLAYTSDFPMANKLMTDVWAKVFLNNDSSEKALQEMAAELRSKTKRN; this is encoded by the coding sequence ATGAAAAGAAAAAGCCTGCTATATGTACTCATTACTTGTCTGATGTTTTCTTTACTAGCAACTGCTTGCTCTTCAGATAACAAGCAGAATGAGTCCACTGCACCAGCTAAAGGTGACGAGAAGGTTAAGTTAGTGGTCTGGATTTGGGAGACCGCAAAAGACGGACTCGATTTGAATATGGAAGCGTTTAAGGCGAAATATCCAAATGTCGAAGTTGAATTTCAAACGATGAAGTCTACAGATCTGTATTCGAAATATCTGATTACTTCAAATACCGGAGATGTGGTACCCGATATTATTACAGTAGAATCGACAAATCTATCCCAAATTGTGCAGATCGACTCATTGCTTGATATCACATCTCGCGTAGAACCATATAAGGACAAGATGAGTTCCTATAAATGGGAAGATGCTACCAAGGATGATAAAGTCTATGCCATGCCATGGGACAGTGGTCCAGTTGTTATGTTCTACCGCAACGATCTCTTCGCACAAGCAGGCCTACCTACCGACCCAGAAGAAGTTGCGCAAAAAATTCAGACCTGGGACGACTATTACGAGGCGGCTAAGCTAGTTAAAGAAAAAACGGGAGCTATGATGTACGGAGATTCCAAAACGAACTCTAGTAACCGGATGTTTGAATCGATGATGTGGCAACGAGGACTCTGGTACTTCGACGCTGAAGGAAATGTTGCAGTAGATTCACCGGAAATTAAGGAAAGCGCAGATTTCCTCATTAAAATGCAAAATGAAGGACTTGTGTTCGATGCCCGTGCCAATTCTGACCAATGGGGTAACGGTATTCGGGATGGAAAAATTGCAACCGTTGTCGGCGGTTCGTGGCATGATGCAATTATTGAAAATCAATATTCTCCAGCGGACAAAGGCAAATGGTCTGTAACGATGATGCCTAAATGGTCCAAGGATGATAAATATACGGGTGCGAATCAAGGTGGAGCGAATTTGGCCATTAACAAAAATTCGAAACATCCTGAAGAAGCTTGGAACTTTATCGAATTTATGCTTGGTAGTGAAGATTCCCAAGTGCAAATGATGGAGAAAGCCGGACTATTTCCAGCGATGTTAGTTAATAATGATGCCTCGTTAGAGGAGAAATCAGCCTACTTCAATGATCAAGCCATTCGAAAAGTATATGCTCAGTCTCTTGCGAACACTTATCCATTGGCGTATACTTCCGATTTTCCAATGGCAAACAAACTTATGACAGATGTATGGGCGAAAGTCTTCCTGAATAACGATAGCTCAGAGAAAGCGTTACAAGAAATGGCTGCTGAGTTACGCAGCAAAACAAAGAGAAACTAA
- a CDS encoding FadR/GntR family transcriptional regulator encodes MKKTAFLTTVEQLNKKIIDGEWPPGSRIPTLQQISKEMEVSVTTIREALRTLESQGNVSIEHGRGMYVRNDPLLLEDPTANLKELGDISLVKLLEARLLIEPVLAGLSAERATLTQVKQLRELADAMVHQMEEGGPFLDTDLSFHRLIAESAQHPVLLRMLESIYPLLAEGRKQTNTLPHMRTKASNFHILIAIAIEERHSEQAKQLMHFHINDMLEALKK; translated from the coding sequence ATGAAAAAGACCGCATTCTTAACTACAGTAGAGCAACTTAACAAAAAAATTATTGACGGTGAGTGGCCTCCGGGTTCACGCATCCCTACGCTTCAACAAATCTCCAAAGAAATGGAAGTCAGTGTCACCACAATTAGAGAAGCATTGAGAACGCTGGAGAGCCAGGGAAACGTAAGCATTGAACACGGTCGGGGTATGTATGTACGTAATGATCCATTATTGCTTGAGGATCCAACTGCGAATCTCAAAGAGCTCGGAGATATTTCGCTCGTCAAATTGCTGGAGGCAAGATTGTTAATTGAGCCGGTACTTGCTGGATTAAGTGCAGAGCGGGCTACACTAACCCAAGTCAAGCAACTCCGGGAACTGGCGGATGCAATGGTTCATCAGATGGAAGAAGGCGGCCCTTTCCTGGATACAGATCTCTCCTTTCATCGGCTCATTGCCGAATCAGCTCAGCATCCTGTCCTGCTGCGTATGCTGGAATCGATCTATCCACTACTGGCTGAAGGACGTAAGCAGACGAATACCTTACCTCATATGCGTACGAAAGCCTCCAATTTCCACATTCTCATTGCGATTGCTATCGAGGAAAGACATAGTGAACAGGCGAAACAACTGATGCATTTTCATATCAATGACATGCTTGAAGCTTTAAAAAAGTAG
- a CDS encoding response regulator transcription factor: MAKDSGNSFPIKVLIVDDEQLVRKGLRMTINWEQHQMVVVDDASNGSLGWHKFLEHQPQLVITDIVMPEMTGIELAQKIKKEAPETAILFLSCHRDFDYAQHGIQLGVHDYIVKTDMDDDHINDSLHRVYVQFKEHLTKQQTAVDMVNEHQDRTIEAMEDWLNKHSYTARNYLLERVRTEWNWMLSYSCLIHVFIPRDSTDSKGIFLNQWKDISMANPNQLKLLELDEYSAFIACTPALQDLVRSKLVDLKLKNNSLEWRQSKPIVNAEGWLDSVSRLYRMWQVECNTNLLSLTHKEDIIQAIDFIDQHLDTDIRAADVAAIIGVSRSYFSTIFKEATGYSIISFISDRKLHRAKELLSVTTIRIEEVAEKIGIQDVKYFSKWFKKHVEITPGQFRLQTK, from the coding sequence ATGGCCAAAGACAGTGGAAATTCATTCCCAATCAAGGTTCTAATTGTTGATGATGAGCAACTCGTAAGAAAAGGTCTTCGTATGACGATTAATTGGGAACAACATCAGATGGTTGTAGTGGATGATGCATCTAACGGAAGTCTTGGGTGGCACAAATTTTTGGAACATCAGCCCCAATTGGTTATAACAGACATTGTCATGCCGGAAATGACGGGGATTGAACTCGCGCAAAAAATCAAAAAAGAAGCCCCAGAGACTGCGATACTATTCCTGAGCTGCCACAGGGATTTTGACTATGCCCAGCATGGAATCCAATTGGGGGTACATGATTATATCGTCAAGACGGATATGGATGACGATCATATCAATGACTCATTACATCGTGTTTATGTACAATTCAAAGAGCACCTCACGAAGCAACAAACAGCGGTGGATATGGTCAATGAGCATCAAGATCGCACAATAGAGGCAATGGAAGATTGGCTTAATAAGCATAGTTATACAGCTAGAAATTATTTGTTAGAACGTGTACGTACAGAGTGGAACTGGATGTTATCCTATTCTTGTTTGATTCACGTGTTTATTCCTCGAGATAGTACTGACAGTAAAGGTATCTTTCTTAATCAATGGAAGGATATATCAATGGCTAACCCGAATCAATTAAAGTTACTTGAGTTAGACGAATATTCTGCATTTATTGCATGTACACCAGCGCTTCAGGATCTAGTGAGATCGAAGCTTGTAGACTTGAAATTAAAGAACAATTCATTAGAGTGGCGCCAAAGCAAACCCATTGTCAATGCTGAAGGTTGGTTAGATTCTGTAAGCAGGTTATATCGCATGTGGCAAGTAGAATGTAATACCAATTTGTTAAGCTTGACGCACAAAGAGGATATTATACAAGCCATTGATTTCATTGATCAGCATCTTGATACTGATATTAGAGCAGCAGATGTGGCTGCAATTATTGGAGTGAGTCGAAGTTACTTTAGTACGATCTTCAAGGAGGCAACAGGATATAGCATCATTTCCTTTATCTCTGATCGAAAGTTACATCGGGCTAAGGAGTTACTAAGTGTAACTACTATTCGTATAGAGGAAGTCGCCGAGAAAATAGGCATTCAAGATGTGAAATATTTTTCGAAATGGTTCAAGAAACATGTGGAGATTACACCTGGGCAATTTCGTCTTCAAACAAAATGA
- the dgoD gene encoding galactonate dehydratase, with the protein MKITKFSTYIVPPRWLFLKIETDEGIVGWGEPVIEGKAHTVRAAVDELMDSLIGQDPLRIEDHWQVMYRSGFYRGGPILMSAIAGIDQALWDIKGKYFNAPIYQLLGGACRDSMRVYSWIGGDRPVDVGQAALEKQNAGFTAIKMNATEELQYIDSYHKVDEVVNRVAAIRNATGPDFGIGVDFHGRVHKPMAKVLAKALEPYRLMFIEEPVLPENNEALRDIANHTSTPIATGERMFSRWDFKSLLEDGYVDIIQPDLSHAGGITECKKIFAMAEAYDVAVAPHCPLGPIALAACLQVDATAHNAVIQEQSLGIHYNKDNDLLDYIVDPDVFAYDDGYVKIPQGPGLGITVNEEYVIRMSLEAPHRWRNPLWRHKDGSVAEW; encoded by the coding sequence ATGAAAATTACAAAATTCAGCACTTATATCGTACCGCCGCGCTGGTTATTTCTAAAAATTGAAACTGATGAAGGCATTGTAGGTTGGGGAGAACCTGTAATTGAAGGCAAAGCCCATACGGTGAGAGCCGCAGTAGATGAACTCATGGATTCGTTGATTGGTCAAGATCCTCTTCGTATTGAAGATCATTGGCAGGTCATGTACCGCAGTGGATTTTACCGTGGTGGACCTATTTTAATGAGTGCTATTGCTGGGATTGATCAGGCCTTGTGGGATATAAAAGGGAAGTACTTCAATGCGCCAATCTATCAATTGCTGGGCGGGGCATGCCGGGATTCCATGCGTGTGTATTCCTGGATTGGTGGAGACAGACCTGTAGATGTTGGGCAAGCTGCACTGGAGAAACAAAATGCCGGGTTTACTGCCATCAAAATGAATGCCACGGAGGAATTGCAGTATATTGATAGCTATCACAAGGTAGATGAAGTTGTGAATCGTGTGGCGGCGATTCGTAATGCTACAGGTCCAGACTTTGGCATTGGGGTAGATTTCCATGGCCGTGTACATAAACCAATGGCCAAAGTGCTAGCAAAAGCACTAGAGCCTTATAGACTTATGTTTATTGAAGAGCCTGTGCTCCCAGAGAATAACGAAGCATTGCGAGATATCGCCAATCACACAAGTACTCCTATTGCAACTGGAGAGAGAATGTTCTCACGCTGGGACTTTAAATCGCTCTTGGAAGATGGATATGTTGATATCATTCAACCGGATTTATCGCATGCAGGTGGTATTACAGAATGCAAGAAAATTTTTGCGATGGCTGAGGCCTATGACGTTGCCGTAGCACCTCACTGTCCATTGGGGCCGATTGCGCTGGCAGCTTGCTTGCAGGTTGATGCGACCGCCCATAATGCGGTTATTCAGGAGCAAAGCCTGGGGATTCACTATAATAAAGACAATGATTTGTTGGATTATATCGTCGATCCAGATGTGTTCGCTTATGACGATGGATATGTAAAAATCCCGCAAGGTCCGGGACTCGGGATTACGGTCAATGAGGAGTATGTGATCCGGATGTCATTAGAAGCTCCGCATCGCTGGAGAAATCCACTTTGGAGACATAAGGACGGATCTGTAGCTGAATGGTAA
- a CDS encoding glycoside hydrolase family 2 TIM barrel-domain containing protein, with product MINIPKYWEDLNVLQQNREAPRAYYIPYGDEESALKQKRGKSPFYRTLNGNWKFKYKESVQQVDDFYQTDVDVNDWDDLLVPSCWQVNGYDQLHYTNVNYPFPCDPPYVPNANPAGLYVREFNISSDWETKQKYIVFEGVNSCFYLWINGTWVGYSQGSRMPAEFDISPYVQSGKNKIAVMVLKWCDGSYIEDQDVWRFSGIFRDVYLLARNPAHIVDVFNRVELEDDYQAGIITCELDTIGELEARIQLIDADGQSKADEIVSVKGKGSVTLNINNPKLWNAETPNLYQMLITAGDEILHFAIGFRKVEIIDGIFQINGMAVKLKGVNRHDSHPVLGQTVPINHMIQDLKLMKLHNINTIRASHYPNDSRFLQLCNEYGFYVIDEADLECHGVFHAIGDFNMLTRIPEWEHVFVERAVRMVERDKNHPSVIIWSMGNESGYDTNHMAMARWTKSRDNSRPIHYEGSDPRHFGSPDVEVLDMESRMYSSPAYIEAYAKDENSTKPMFMCEYSHAMGNGPGDLKDYWDVIYKYPKLMGGCVWEWSDHGVLTTNHEGTPYYAYGGDFGDKPNDGNFCIDGLVSPDRIPHTGLLELKKVIAPVRIEADNLLEGTVRITNLYDFIDLSHLNLHWKIEKNGELVQQGQTLLTQVGPHTSSSVKLDYVFPESSADTYFLTISCRLQLDTDWADSGHEVNFEQFRLPVEILEVSEPKPANHSLQVTEQNEQLILEGFDFRHVFDMYNGTFISVSKHGVEMIHKPLSFNIWRAPIDNDRKVKLLWMEEGYDRAHMHVYETIVTEQQESAVELRVKFSLGGYIKPPLLHGVAYWRVSGDGVIKLKVEITVREDLIFLPRFGLQLTMPSGTEEVEYFGNGPHESYVDKSQSTLKNKYLTTVDGLFTPYIMPQENGSHDNTDWVIVTNEQGMGLKFTSAKPFSFNASHYTPEDLTLAQHAYELVRRNETIVHLDYKMSGVGSNSCGPELLEAYRLDEKQFAFELNILPLFKED from the coding sequence ATGATCAATATACCGAAATATTGGGAAGATCTGAACGTACTTCAACAAAATAGAGAAGCTCCAAGAGCTTATTATATACCCTATGGTGACGAGGAATCAGCGCTCAAGCAAAAGCGTGGTAAATCCCCGTTCTATCGCACACTTAATGGGAATTGGAAGTTTAAATATAAGGAATCGGTCCAACAAGTAGATGATTTTTATCAGACCGATGTTGATGTCAATGATTGGGATGATCTGCTTGTACCTTCATGCTGGCAGGTCAATGGATATGATCAGCTTCATTATACGAACGTAAATTATCCTTTTCCTTGTGATCCACCCTATGTTCCGAATGCAAATCCGGCGGGTCTGTACGTAAGAGAATTCAACATTTCCAGCGATTGGGAAACGAAACAGAAATATATTGTATTTGAAGGCGTAAACTCATGTTTTTATTTGTGGATCAATGGAACCTGGGTCGGGTACAGCCAAGGTAGCAGGATGCCTGCTGAATTTGATATTTCACCGTATGTTCAATCTGGGAAGAACAAGATTGCCGTTATGGTACTAAAATGGTGTGATGGCTCTTATATAGAAGATCAGGATGTGTGGAGATTCTCGGGCATATTTCGGGATGTCTATTTACTGGCCCGCAACCCTGCTCATATCGTGGATGTATTCAATCGAGTGGAATTGGAGGACGATTACCAGGCTGGAATCATTACCTGTGAGTTAGATACCATAGGTGAATTAGAAGCTCGGATCCAGCTTATTGATGCGGATGGTCAGAGTAAGGCGGATGAAATTGTCAGCGTCAAGGGTAAGGGGAGCGTTACTCTTAACATCAACAACCCAAAACTATGGAATGCCGAAACCCCTAACTTATATCAAATGTTGATTACGGCTGGCGATGAGATATTACACTTTGCAATCGGTTTCAGGAAGGTAGAGATTATTGACGGCATATTCCAAATTAATGGTATGGCAGTCAAGTTAAAAGGAGTGAATCGACATGATTCACATCCTGTATTGGGACAGACGGTACCCATCAATCATATGATTCAGGATTTGAAACTGATGAAATTGCACAACATCAATACGATTCGAGCTTCCCATTATCCGAATGATTCACGTTTCCTACAACTGTGTAATGAGTACGGCTTCTATGTTATTGATGAGGCAGATCTCGAATGCCACGGGGTATTTCATGCCATCGGTGATTTCAACATGCTGACACGTATCCCGGAATGGGAGCATGTTTTTGTTGAACGTGCCGTTCGTATGGTGGAGCGCGACAAGAATCATCCTTCTGTCATCATATGGTCAATGGGCAATGAATCAGGTTACGATACGAACCACATGGCGATGGCGAGATGGACCAAATCAAGAGATAACTCGAGACCTATTCATTATGAAGGCTCTGATCCCCGACATTTTGGAAGTCCAGATGTAGAAGTGCTAGATATGGAGAGTCGGATGTATTCCTCACCTGCTTATATCGAAGCTTATGCCAAGGATGAGAATAGCACCAAACCGATGTTTATGTGTGAATATAGTCATGCGATGGGCAATGGGCCTGGGGATTTAAAGGACTATTGGGATGTTATCTATAAATATCCGAAGCTGATGGGTGGTTGTGTATGGGAATGGTCGGATCATGGTGTCTTGACCACTAATCATGAAGGAACGCCATATTACGCTTATGGAGGAGATTTCGGGGACAAGCCGAATGATGGGAACTTCTGTATCGACGGGCTTGTCTCTCCTGATCGAATTCCCCATACAGGCCTACTTGAATTAAAGAAGGTAATTGCTCCAGTCAGGATTGAAGCAGACAATTTGTTGGAAGGAACTGTCCGGATTACGAATCTCTATGATTTCATTGATCTCTCCCATTTGAATTTACATTGGAAGATCGAAAAGAATGGAGAACTTGTTCAGCAAGGACAGACCCTGTTAACTCAGGTTGGACCACATACTTCAAGCAGCGTAAAGCTGGATTATGTATTTCCTGAATCATCTGCTGATACTTATTTCTTGACAATCTCTTGCCGATTACAGCTGGATACGGACTGGGCGGATTCAGGACATGAAGTGAACTTCGAGCAGTTCAGACTGCCCGTTGAGATTCTGGAAGTGTCTGAACCAAAGCCAGCGAATCATTCTTTGCAAGTTACGGAACAGAATGAACAATTGATACTTGAAGGTTTTGATTTCCGGCATGTGTTCGATATGTATAACGGAACATTTATCTCAGTATCCAAGCATGGAGTAGAAATGATTCACAAACCACTCAGCTTCAATATATGGAGAGCTCCAATAGATAATGATCGCAAGGTCAAATTGCTGTGGATGGAAGAAGGCTATGATCGCGCACATATGCATGTATATGAGACAATCGTAACCGAACAACAAGAATCTGCTGTGGAATTACGAGTCAAATTTTCTCTGGGCGGATATATCAAGCCACCATTGCTACACGGAGTAGCCTATTGGCGAGTATCAGGCGATGGTGTAATCAAGCTGAAAGTTGAAATTACGGTCCGCGAGGATTTGATATTCCTACCAAGATTTGGTTTACAGCTAACGATGCCATCAGGTACAGAGGAAGTAGAGTATTTCGGAAATGGTCCTCATGAGAGCTATGTTGATAAAAGTCAAAGCACGCTGAAGAATAAATACTTAACAACAGTAGACGGGCTATTTACACCTTATATCATGCCGCAGGAAAATGGTTCTCATGATAATACGGATTGGGTCATTGTAACCAATGAGCAGGGGATGGGATTGAAGTTTACAAGTGCCAAGCCATTCTCGTTCAATGCCTCACACTACACTCCGGAAGACTTAACTTTGGCTCAACATGCTTATGAGCTTGTTCGCAGGAATGAAACGATTGTTCATCTGGATTACAAGATGAGTGGCGTGGGTTCCAACTCCTGTGGTCCTGAATTATTGGAGGCTTACCGTTTGGATGAGAAGCAGTTCGCGTTCGAATTGAATATATTACCATTATTTAAAGAAGACTAG
- a CDS encoding cache domain-containing sensor histidine kinase has product MRSRIRQAGTVRTKLTLIIFIVAILPVCTLGYFSYHQSSKVVNSQFGSYGMYAVEQLKQHVDSNLKQMDQITGNILSYLIASSILVEDKAPSTFEQFVEERDFQNYISSLENTNIFNVAVITPSGRVIGKTLINEESLANSQFWSNESQYNDRHVMIHIPDYYSVPSNDYMISLMVPLKNSFGLPIGSKLIIDMKADTILSLIKSFEVDTKSHLQIKDASGRSLLPASSNYTSQDNDIVWSRSLDTEDWVVEARVPYATFYESSTVILKYSVFISGLAVFLGVILASFFSIRFTMPIKKLAHSMRRFGEGDLLIRTPVMSSDELGFLSEAFNKMTEQIVELVNEISRTEKLKSDAELKILHYQINPHLLFNTLNSIQWKAKLAHQPEIQKMLQHLIVVLDGSLNFKKTLLPLKEEIEIARHFIEIQRFRYDDVFTFNLEVQPGIEQCLIPRMVFQPLLENIFFHGFRDGHGNINMEIFEERNILFMVLEDDGMGVTTEHMKFIGSGQRVPDKQGGLGLRNVDERFKLHYGDVYGLSIESDRNKGTKVTLTWPKTVEIHSQSRF; this is encoded by the coding sequence ATGAGATCCCGCATCAGACAAGCAGGAACTGTCAGAACAAAGCTAACGCTGATCATTTTTATTGTTGCTATTTTACCCGTATGCACACTTGGATATTTTTCGTATCATCAATCCTCCAAGGTTGTAAACTCACAGTTTGGTAGTTATGGTATGTATGCCGTTGAGCAACTTAAGCAACATGTGGATAGCAATTTAAAGCAGATGGATCAAATTACAGGTAATATCCTATCCTATCTCATAGCCTCGTCCATATTAGTTGAAGATAAAGCACCTTCTACGTTTGAACAATTTGTTGAGGAACGGGATTTTCAAAACTATATTTCCTCACTAGAAAACACAAATATATTTAATGTAGCCGTGATTACGCCTTCAGGAAGGGTCATCGGAAAGACCCTAATTAATGAGGAGAGCCTTGCTAACTCCCAGTTCTGGTCTAATGAATCTCAGTATAATGATAGGCATGTTATGATTCATATTCCTGACTATTACTCCGTTCCTAGCAACGACTATATGATCAGTTTGATGGTTCCTTTAAAGAACTCTTTCGGGTTACCTATAGGTAGTAAATTAATAATTGATATGAAAGCGGATACAATTCTTAGCTTAATTAAATCATTCGAAGTTGATACCAAATCCCACTTACAAATTAAAGATGCATCTGGACGCTCTTTGTTACCAGCATCTTCGAACTATACGAGTCAAGACAATGATATTGTATGGTCACGTTCTCTGGATACAGAGGATTGGGTAGTGGAGGCCAGAGTTCCTTATGCAACGTTTTATGAATCGTCTACCGTTATTTTGAAGTATTCTGTCTTTATTTCCGGATTAGCCGTGTTTCTAGGCGTGATTTTGGCGAGCTTCTTTTCCATTCGTTTTACGATGCCAATTAAGAAATTAGCTCATTCCATGCGTAGGTTTGGTGAAGGTGATCTGCTAATACGAACCCCTGTCATGTCATCGGATGAGCTTGGTTTTCTAAGTGAAGCCTTCAACAAGATGACAGAACAAATCGTGGAGCTTGTTAACGAAATCAGTAGAACCGAGAAGCTCAAAAGCGATGCTGAGCTGAAGATATTACATTATCAGATAAATCCACATCTATTGTTTAATACGTTGAATTCAATTCAATGGAAAGCGAAGCTAGCCCATCAACCCGAAATTCAAAAAATGCTCCAGCATCTTATCGTCGTTCTGGATGGAAGCCTTAACTTCAAAAAAACGCTTCTTCCCTTGAAGGAAGAAATCGAAATAGCACGTCATTTTATCGAGATCCAGCGCTTTCGTTATGACGATGTGTTCACCTTTAACCTTGAGGTACAACCCGGGATTGAACAATGCCTGATTCCACGAATGGTGTTTCAGCCCTTGCTGGAAAACATTTTTTTTCATGGATTTCGAGACGGTCATGGGAACATCAATATGGAAATATTTGAAGAAAGAAATATATTATTTATGGTACTTGAAGACGATGGAATGGGCGTCACCACGGAGCATATGAAGTTTATAGGTTCTGGCCAGAGGGTGCCGGATAAGCAAGGTGGATTAGGTTTACGGAATGTGGATGAACGTTTTAAGCTGCATTATGGTGATGTATACGGATTATCCATCGAATCAGACAGAAATAAAGGAACGAAGGTGACTTTGACATGGCCAAAGACAGTGGAAATTCATTCCCAATCAAGGTTCTAA